In a genomic window of Glycine max cultivar Williams 82 chromosome 13, Glycine_max_v4.0, whole genome shotgun sequence:
- the LOC100816816 gene encoding GDSL esterase/lipase At5g33370, with translation MTIMSSFGPLTILSIVLLVVGVIVSGAEARPRAFFVFGDSLVDNGNNNYLATTARADAPPYGIDYPPSHRPTGRFSNGYNIPDLISQRLGAESTLPYLSPELRGNKLLVGANFASAGIGILNDTGIQFVNVIRMYRQLEYFKEYQNRVSALIGASEAKNLVKQALVLITVGGNDFVNNYFLVPNSARSRQYPLPQYVKYLISEYQKLLQKLYDLGARRVLVTGTGPLGCVPSELAQRGRNGQCAPELQQAAALFNPQLEQMLLQLNRKIGSDVFIAANTGKAHNDFVTNPQQFGFVTSQVACCGQGPYNGLGLCTALSNLCSNREQYAFWDAFHPSEKANRLIVEEIMSGSKAYMNPMNLSTILALDANT, from the exons ATGACCATCATGTCAAGTTTTGGACCTTTGACCATTCTTAGTATAGTCTTGTTAGTGGTTGGTGTCATTGTCTCTGGGGCTGAAGCTAGGCCAAGGGCTTTCTTTGTGTTTGGAGATTCACTTGTTGATAATGGAAATAACAATTACTTGGCTACCACCGCACGTGCCGATGCCCCTCCTTATGGGATTGATTACCCTCCAAGTCATAGACCAACTGGTCGTTTCTCCAATGGCTACAACATTCCTGATCTTATCA GTCAGCGACTTGGTGCTGAGTCTACATTGCCATACTTGAGTCCAGAATTAAGAGGAAATAAGCTCCTTGTTGGTGCCAATTTCGCTTCAGCTGGAATTGGAATACTTAATGACACTGGAATTCAGTTT GTAAACGTAATCAGAATGTATAGACAGCTAGAATATTTTAAGGAGTATCAAAACCGAGTGAGTGCTCTAATTGGAGCTTCAGAGGCTAAGAATTTGGTGAAACAAGCACTAGTTCTCATCACTGTAGGTGGCAATGATTTTGTAAACAACTACTTCTTGGTGCCTAATTCAGCAAGGTCTCGCCAATACCCATTACCTCAATATGTCAAGTATCTCATCTCTGAGTACCAAAAGCTTTTACAG AAGCTGTATGATTTGGGAGCTCGGAGAGTTCTTGTAACAGGCACAGGACCCTTGGGTTGTGTTCCATCAGAATTGGCCCAACGTGGTAGAAATGGACAATGTGCTCCTGAACTGCAACAAGCTGCAGCATTGTTTAACCCACAACTCGAACAAATGTTACTACAACTCAACAGGAAAATTGGAAGTGACGTTTTTATTGCTGCAAACACAGGAAAAGCGCACAACGACTTCGTTACCAACCCCCAACAATTTG GGTTTGTTACATCACAAGTAGCTTGTTGTGGGCAAGGACCTTACAATGGTCTTGGGCTATGCACAGCACTCTCTAACCTTTGTTCCAACAGAGAGCAGTATGCATTTTGGGATGCATTCCATCCATCTGAAAAGGCCAACAGACTAATTGTTGAGGAAATTATGTCAGGTTCTAAAGCCTACATGAACCCAATGAACCTTAGCACCATCCTAGCTTTGGACGCAAACACATGA